The following coding sequences are from one Dreissena polymorpha isolate Duluth1 chromosome 8, UMN_Dpol_1.0, whole genome shotgun sequence window:
- the LOC127842525 gene encoding transmembrane protein 230-like: protein MKRMKETSVRYHTMHYNGDNFTDLQFERPPPKFPAKAIALASMLFMVGSALLVIGALLITGHIDVKYGDRTWPVLILGSIMFIPGFYHVRIAYYAYKGYVGYSYDDIPEFD from the exons ATGAAAAGAATGAAGGAGACATCCGTCAGATACCACACGATGCACTACAATGGGGACAACTTCACAGATCTACAG TTTGAGAGGCCTCCTCCGAAATTCCCAGCGAAGGCCATTGCCCTAGCCTCCATGCTGTTCATGGTAGGGAGTGCCCTCTTAGTGATTGGTGCTCTTTTGATCACAGGACATATTGATGTTAAG tATGGTGACAGAACATGGCCAGTGTTGATTCTCGGTTCCATCATGTTCATCCCGGGATTCTACCATGTGCGGATAGCGTACTACGCCTACAAGGGTTACGTTGGATACTCGTATGACGATATCCCGGAGTTTGACTGA